One Buteo buteo chromosome 31, bButBut1.hap1.1, whole genome shotgun sequence genomic region harbors:
- the LOC142026127 gene encoding olfactory receptor 14A16-like yields MKMSNGSSITQFLLMTFADRRELQLLHFWLFLGIYLAALLGNGLIITAIACDHHLHTPMYFFLLNLSLLDLGAISTTVPKAMANSLWNNRAISYPGCAAQVFLLVFLISAEYFLLTVMAYDRYVAICKPLHYGTLLGSRACVHMAAAAWGCGFLNAVLHTANTFSLPLCQGYAVDQFFCEIPQILKLSCSDAYLWEFGVLVVSACLFSVCFVSILLSYGQIFRAVLRIPSEQGRHKAFSTCLPHLAVVSLFVSTGMIAYLKPPSISSPSLDLVVAVLYSVVPPALNPLIYSMRNQDIKDALRKLITGCFSEGIKFLFSSA; encoded by the coding sequence ATGAAGATGTCCAACGGAAGCTCCATCACCCAGTTCCTCCTCATGACATTTGCAGACAGacgggagctgcagctcttgcacttctggctcttcctgggcatctacctggctgccctcctgggaaATGGCCTCATCATCACTGCCATAGCCTGCGACCACCACCTCCACacacccatgtacttcttcctcctcaacctctccctccttgacCTGGGCGCCATTTCCACCACTGTCCCTAAAGCCATGGCCAATTCCCTCTGGAACAACAGGGCCATCTCCTACCCAGGATGTGCTGCCCAGGTCTTTCTGTTAGTCTTTTTGATCtcagcagaatattttcttctcactgtcatggcctatgaccgctacgttgccatctgcaaacccctgcactatgggaccctcctgggcagcagagcttgtgtccacatggcagcagctgcctggggctgtgggttcctcaatgctgtgctgcacacggccaatacattttcactacccCTCTGCCAAGGCTATGCTgtggaccagttcttctgtgaaatcccccagatcctcaagctctcctgctcagaTGCCTACCTCTGGGAGTTTGGGGTACTTGTGGTTAGTGCCTGTTTattctctgtttgttttgtttccattttgctgtCGTAtgggcagatcttcagggctgtgctgaggatcCCCTCCGAGCAGGGacggcacaaagccttttccacatgcctccctcacctggctGTGGTCTCCTTGTTTGTAAGCACTGGCATGATTGcctacctgaagcccccctccatctcctccccatccctggacctggtggtggcagttctgtactcggtggtgcctccagccttgaaccccctcatctacagcatgagaAACCAAGACATCAAGGATGCTCTGAGAAAACTAATCACCGGATGCTTTTCAGAAGGAAtaaagtttctgttttcttctgcatag
- the LOC142026121 gene encoding olfactory receptor 14C36-like has translation MKMSNSSSITQFLLLTFADRRELQVLHFWLFLGIYMASVLGNGLIITAIACDHHLHTPMYFFLLNLSLLDLGSISTTVPKAMANSLWDNRAISYAGCAAQVFLFVFLISAEYFLLTVMAYDRYVAICKPLHYGTLLGSRACVLMAAAAWGCGFLSAVLHTASTFSLPLCQGNAVDQFFCEIPQILKLSCSDAYLREVGVLVVSACLAFGCFVFIVLSYRQIFRAVLRFPSEQGQHKAFSTCLPHLIVVSLFLSTAMTAYLKPPSISSPSLDLLVAVLYSMVPPAVNPLIYSMRNHEIKDALRKVISWTFFNTGKLPVFFDK, from the exons ATGAAaatgtccaacagcagctccatcacccaGTTTCTCCTCCTGACATTTGCAGACAGACGGGAGCTGCAGgtcttgcacttctggctcttcctgggcatctacaTGGCTTCTGTCCTAGGAAACGGCCTCATCATCACTGCCATAGCCTGTGACCACCACCTCCACacacccatgtacttcttcctcctcaacctctccctcctcgacTTGG gctccatctccaccactgtccctAAAGCCATGGCCAACTCCCTCTGGGACAACAGGGCCATCTCCTATGCAGGATGTGCTGCTCAGgtctttctgtttgtctttttgatctcagcagaatattttcttctcactgtcatggcctacgaccgctacgttgccatctgcaaacccctgcactacgggaccctcctgggcagcagagcttgtgtcctcatggcagcagctgcctggggctgtgggtttctcagtgctgtgctgcacactgccagtacattttcactacccctctgccaaggcaatgctgtggaccagttcttctgtgaaatcccccagatcctcaagctctcctgctcagatgcctacctcagggaagttgggGTACTTGTGGTTAGTGCCTGTTTAgcatttgggtgttttgttttcattgtgctgtcctataggcagatcttcagggctgtgctgaggttcccttctgagcagggacagcacaaagccttttccacgtgcctccctcacctgATTGTCGTCTCCTTGTTTTTAAGCACTGCCATGACTGcctacctgaagcccccctccatctcctccccatccctggacctgctggtggcAGTTCTGTACTCGATGGTGCCTCCAGCCGTGAACcccctcatctacagcatgagaAACCATGAGATCAAGGATGCCCT GAGGAAAGTGATTTCATGGACATTTTTCAATACCGGTAAACTTCCAGTCTTTTTCGACAAGTGA